Sequence from the Carassius auratus strain Wakin chromosome 32, ASM336829v1, whole genome shotgun sequence genome:
TATCACCAGACACGTATCAGTCTTCATCTGTGACCTTTAGCAAATGTAGgagtgtatagtaataaacaaaaaAGGATCTACAAAATGTACTTCACTGTCTAacattatatgttgtatataaaaacattatttacagatTGAATAAAAGATTGAGAACTTGTGGCAGAACAACCTTTCTGATAATTTCCAAATCAAATATAATTGGaccatttttttgtataaatgtaaatatgttaaagtttttttttcctttcttattTTATTCAGATCTTTTAATAATAGTCAatgttatgttaatatttatgtatttatgttaacatggcaaaatataataaaagaatgttatgtaaataatgtaaaaaaggaATTACATCAGTACATGTGTATCAAGAGTAATAGCATATTCAACCACTTTTATGTCAGGCAGGACTTTTTTGACTATGATTTGAATACCCagatttttaaagctttttactcttaaaaaaaaaaggatttagcTGGTGTAGTTGGTTGTAGTGGCTGACATAAaactccttttttttatttattgcactttTGTGATAATCTTGCTACTGAGGAGTTCAATGTGGTTCAGTGTGGTTTTTGGAGGGTTTCtgcatgtatgtttattttcataaaattagtattttaaacagtatacagtaagaTGATACCTTAAAAAGAACATCTCAAGCAGTGGACTGTTTCTGCTCTCACCACAAACGCATTTCCTGAAGTGAAGTGGTGACACAGCAGCACAAGAGACGGTTTGTTTCATTGGCATCAGTACCAAAAGAAGAAACAATTTTCTATAAAACTCAAAAGGTGAGTGCAATTACAACATGCACCTAATCATTTTTTCATGTTAACAaatgttaacagatacaactttaaattgtaataatggattattattaaatgtatgttttgaaCTTCATATTAACTAACATTCATAAAtgctttgttattattttttatgttaataatatagtttatgttaacaaatgaaagcTTACtgcaaagtgttaccaaatactgtaaatgtaaaacataGGATTAAAATAAATTCCTTGTGTATTAAAGGGATTTGacttcactatatatatatatacatctatatattcacatctataaatacatttaaaatggcaTGTTTTTGGGAAGTCCTGACTTAACAACTTCTATTAAAGTATTGCATGTTACACTTAAGGTATTCCTTTAGTGTGCAAGTAgcgtgtatacatacatacatacatatatatatatatatagatatatatatagaggctataaatatatttaagtaaaccATGCAAGATTGCTACTGAATTGAAGAGCTTTGATCATTATGTTAACTAATTTTCTGTTCTACTGTAAAAACATAACTTATACAGAACAtacagaagttttattttttctagaACTCATTTTTTTCAAAAGAGATCGCAAATGTGTGGGTGTCAGGATGGCATGATCTGAAATGTACATTGTACCTCTTATGAGACTGTTGATGTCACTTGacctttaaaattacaaattttaacCCGACACTCATTTCTAAACACTTTGAGTAGATTAAAGGTTTATTCTTAGACACTTTTGTACTTCCCACACACACAAGCTACTACATTCTCGCAATACTCTGCTGAACATCTGCAAAGAACCAGTGATTTCAAGATCTCTTCTTGGTGCAAAGATTGTTAGGcatgatgttgttgttttaacaatCATCACACAACCATTTGTTTCTCTTGTCATTACAGGCCATTGAAGATTAGTCAAGAAGATAAATCCTGAGAGCGGCGATGCCAAATCTTACCAATATGACATGTCCAAAATCAGAAAAAGACCAGGTTTTTGTTGCCGTGTATTCAGTGGTTTTCATTTTTGGACTAATTCTCAACCTGACTGCACTTGTGGTTTTCTTCCGTAACTCTAAATCACGCTCGCACACCACAGTGTACATGATTCACCTGGCCTTTGCTGATATTATTCTGGTTTGTACACTTCCTGTGCGGATCTATTACCATGGGGGGTTGGGGGTTCCAAGTCCAACAATCTGTGAATTTGCTGGTGTCATACTGCTAAGTAACATGTACAGCAGCATCTTACTCCTCACGTGCATTAGCTTGGACCGTTGCGTAGCAGTCTGCTTCCCGATGTCTTCTCGTGTCCGTGAGGGCCGCAAGAAAGCATGGTGCGTGTGTCTGGGAATCTGGATCCTAACTATCACAACAAGCTTACTGATCTACTTTCAAGAGAAGCAAAacaatcaagaaaataaaaacaacatcacATGTTTTAGTGATTTTCCTAGAATTTCGACTCAAAAGCCTGCTCTCGTTTCCACTCTAATTGTCGGGTTTGGGATGCCACTAACTGTAATGATTGCCAGCTGGGTGACTCAAGGGAAATACTAAAGGGAGGGATTTTTTGCATCACATTCAACCACAGTGTCACGCACTTGCTGCATCCCAATGTgtctacttatactacgaccttaAAGTATGTACTCTTTTAGTGAAGAAAAAGTGCACACATTTGAGTGTGTAGTAGAAGAGTAGGCAATCTCAGAGACATCAGTGAAATCATTGATAAActaactgcctttttgctttattgaccCACTATTTTCccatttaatgctgttcagtttctttgtcagaatctgtattgttaaaagcgctatatgaataaaggtgacttgactaatgGACCACTCTGTTGCACAGTTACATGCATCCTGTCACTGTAAATTGCCCTGTCAATCATCCtctcagtttaatttaatttaacttcctACCATGTTGAAGataatttttaaatgatgcatttaaaggTGCCACATGCatgtttttgactctactaaaacataaaaatactataatatgttttcagatatttcagaaacatgctaagttaatatacttgtttatctgaaaaacaatgctacagtcagttaatCTTCtttgaaattgtgaaattgtgtctcatttttgttttgtgaaggtccagaaaagtatgaaatgcagtcagaatagtccatctgccatcagtggttcaaacgtAACATTATGGAGCAATGAGAACATTGCTGCGCAgagtactttttgtatgcaaaattcattcaacaatttgtctcctttgtgtctctccacatcactgtagcgccattttggagaatatgagctgattGCAGGCAgcttacactcttctgtgtcagtcgcGCCACAagaatgcactgttttctttcaaatcaaagtgtaaatacacatagaaaacgtATCTTTGTGGTGCAgttgacacagaagagcgtaagctGCCTGCATTGAACCACTGAaagcagatggactattctgacgatgtctttgaTCCTTTTCTGGACCTTGCCAGTGTATGGGACAGTCGCAAGCCTCCcagtttttatccaaaatatcttaaattgtatttCAAAGGCAAGCAAAGcatttacgggtttggaacgacatgttactaatgacaaaatgttcatttttgggtggagtatccttTTAATGGAAAAAAGTTCACATTGTTGTTGAAGATGAAATATAacacaaataacattaaataaacatttttaataggtcaaatttttattattaataattcaaacccTTTTATCTAAACCTCTCTACTTAACATTCGTTCGCACACATCCACCaatgttttttaacttttttattcgTGTTTGTAGTTCTTAATTGAATCATTGGTCAAAGCACAATGGATTGTGGGTAAAATTAGCATTCCAAACTGGATATATAGCCCTCCAAAGGGCACTTCGAAGTGAAAACAATTAAGGCTGCCATATTGAAGGGTTGTCCCAAACCGAAATgctcaaaactggccacttcagggCTCTTTGGATTTAAGGATTTTGAAGGGTACAACTGATGGACACCTCGGCCCCCATGATCCTTTGCACAGGGAAGTTGTTTGGCATCAGAGTTCGACTTCACCGATAAATGTATGcgctataaaaaataatttgttgagtcaactaaaaatactttgttaccccgctgtcaaattttttttgttatcttgacaattaaatttttgtttaaacaacttataaagataataaatttgttaagttgacttgactattatttcCTAGTTCAGTTGACCTAAATCACGTTTTGTCAGCTGggatttttcatttgttttatttacctgTATCAATAAACTTAAGCAAATGTAACTCCACTgccttaaatttttaaataaaaatgacaaaacacttttttattatttaatttattaaacgaTAGAGACAAcaatttcattcacatttaaattgaacaagcaatttgctgtgTCAACACATCAACAGACAATGTGTTTGTCAAAAGGGATCATTTTAAATTTCATACCTCAATATGAAAAGTCAAAAGgttaaacactgcatattaaCCCTGCAAAAGTTtacctgcactccccccacaATAGTGCAAGTTattggtcaaaatgagaaaccaagattACATTTTGTGGTCATAATACAAGAAACAGatagaaaaaggaaagaaaagcacttgtcaatttaaagaaaaatgtgtacattactgtaaaagaaaatgtgatttgttttcatgacaaaatgcatattccaagtcataacattataaaatttAATGTGCATTCGAAAAAGTAGTGAAAGGTTCAAAACAACCAaaagctacttttaaaaaatgGAGCAGCTGTCCTTTGCAAGTTTTTGCAGAGCTTCAGTGGTGTATTTCATGCACTTGTGGTAGTGGATGTTTACTGCAGACAGGCCCTTTAGGAATCCAaatgccttggggacatgggagatgtcagtgatgacatGATGTCAATAAGTGGAAAATACACCAACTAGGCTTAAAATTGTTTACATGTTATTTTCTTTATAGGTACCCTATATGATTTCTGAATGTCATCAAATGTGACAAACCAATGCAACATATGAGTTTTCTTTTTCCTCAATTCAATTTTGCCTGCTTGCTATTCAGTCTAGTCTGTCCCACCATTTTAAGCCCATTTTGTCATGACAATCCTGCatgaatatttacaaaattaaCAAGGTCCATTTTGTTATGAAAATCCTACAAAAATAACTCCCCTTAACACAAGATGAAATATGAAGGAGCCCCGTGCCTAGGTGTAGTAGAAAAAACTCTTAACACTTTGAGTAACAAATTTGATCATCGACCGGAGAAGGCTCTCACTTCCGGTTCAGTGGCTGCGGTTCTGAATCTGTGGTGCTGCGGGTCTGCAGCTGGATATATCTCAACTCATGAGACAGTTTAGATGCACAATATTTATGTGTGTCTCTCAAAACAACGCTCATACCGAAAGCTCATTTTACACAGTTAAAAACTTTACGTTACTTCAATAAAATCGACATTATACCAaatctcaatcaatcaatcaatatatatgttataatgtAATTTCAATTTAGGACAAGCCCccatttgttttcaatttaggACAAGCCCccatttgttttcaatttaggACAAGCCCACAAtggttttatatgttttataatattatatattttgcctATAATAGACTGTTCTACTTGTAGAATTTCTTGAGTTTCTAAGTCACCAGAGGCCTACTACCAATTTTGAGGTAGCATTATCAGCTCATGTATTCATGGTTCACTCTAATGTCATTGTTGTAGACTGAGCACCCCCTAGTGGTAggttaaatcaaatattttactttaaacaGGAGCAGATTTCTCAGTCATTTTAACAATCGGAGCAATGGAAATTATCAATTATTTAGACACATAATCATGATAAATTTGACACGTTTTTGCTGGTTTATTGCAACGGCTCTGGTTTATATTTTATGCTGATAACGTCACATTATTTGCCTATAAATTagtcttcttttttctctttcatatGCCATTATTTTAACAAATCAGTCTTTCTTCGAAAACTCGATATAGGGGTTTGTTTTTCTGGGTTGCTGAAGCGTTTAAGATGGCCAATAGTGATTTGGCACCCTGTCTTATTCCTTCGACCGAGGGTCATTATTGCCGGACAACAGCAGAAAAGGGGATCGTGCGTGCTTCAGTGACGTGTGCCCGTCCCGTAGgtgaaaaaaacaatagtgatGGGGCTAGAGGGGATGGGTCGCGCGCTGTGGAGGAAGGGGTGGGGAACTAAGAGATAATAGGAGTTCTCCTACTTTGAAAACACTTAAAACTAAGATTTCTTTGCCATTGTTGCACGTTACCATCCTCCAACTTTTAACATCCTCTGTCTTTGCGGGGGTGGCGGATACCCGCACtgaaaaaatgtttcattcatccaaaaaaaaaaaaaaaaaaaaaattatatatagaatagcctatatatatttaaCGTAATGACCGCACCTATATGCCCTATACCAGGTTTAAGGGCATAAATAAACAGGATCATTAACTCTACAGGTGCATGCTTGTTGTGCTAAAATCAGTTTTTACTTTAGTGTTAATAGTTCCTAAATAAGGTAAGAGCCACTTTCATTTTTCAACTGAGTCAAATCCGTGTAACTGTTTCTGACAGTGAGTCACTTGTAAagtcaaacttttgaactctgcTGCTTCTTCTCAGAGCACCAACACTATGCAGTGGAACGTGGGATTCGTTGTAGGCCTCTTTAATAGGCCAAACCCGAGACTGTGGGAAATTGCGCAGCAAAAAGCACCCATGCATTGTCATGGTAATTTCAGTGGGTGGAGGTTTGAGGGGGAGTACTTGTTAAACGAGGTTAAATGAGACTGTTTAGTTTCTAGCTTTATCAAGACTGCGCCACCGAAACCTCAACTTTTATAAACAGTCGTGGGAAAGCGAAAGGGTTTCTAAACGACCTAGAAGTGGAGAAAAATGACAGCCTCTAATAACGGCAGCGGTCCGGAGAAGAATTTCAGCGCAAAAGAAGAGCGAAAGGTAGTGACATAATatcattttatgttgttttcatGTAATGCAACGAtggcaaaatatgcatttatttgttcaatgcGGGATACATtaagtgataaaaaataaatgaacgtAGGTCACAGCTTTTAGTAAATCATTCAGAACAGCTTTTGCATATTGCTGTTAGTGTAACTTATGGCTATTGACAATATCTAAACAAAAACTTAACTAAACTTCCAGAAAGAACTCTGTTACATAAATCTATTTAGTTGATTTGctaatttcaatattgtttttcacAGTATACCTAGTATCttagttttagatttagttcCTTATGCATATTGAAAATGAGTGAAAAGAGATTGCAGTTAGTATGTTTTTTGTTGATGCCTCAACTTGTGCTCAAATCTGTTGATGTCAAGTATACTGTTGTAAATTTGTCAGTGATTAAATATcgaatcaaatatttaaaaatacttgaCACTCGAATTAACTTTAGTCAAGGCATTACAGTTTATGTTGAATACTCACATGCGGTTTACTTATTTGGGATGTCCAATTGATATTTCACACTTCAGACATACACCTTACAAAACTGGCACATGTGCTGTAAGTCTTGTATTGTCAAATTTGTACTTATAAATCCCTTAAAGGATGTCTAATGAATATTTCATACAACCTAAAACATGCTTGTTCATCATTTTAGCTGCGGAAACCCTTGATAGAGAAGAGACGCAGAGAGAGGATTAATTCGAGCCTTGAGCAACTAAAGGGTATTATGGTGGATGCCTACAATTTGGATGTAAGTGacctaaataaacaataacatataGAAACATTCTTTATAGATCTCCTTGCACAAATATAATTCATGTAatacattgatttttatttatattctattaaaataaataattaaaaaataattgtatattgtattttttctcTAACTTTTACTTTCCCCACAGCAATCTAAATTAGAGAAGGCAGATGTTCTGGAGATAACAGTTCAGCACATGGAGAGCCTTCAAAGAGGTTCAGGTTAGACTATGTTAAAACCATATCTTTTCACAGATATTTGAGGTTAATATTAtctaaaacatacaaacaaacccTTCTGATCTTTAACTGTACATTTATGATTGTTTACATGAGGTCAAACACTCCCATGGTTCTATATGTgtaaattatatatctatatatttttttaggtggTAGCCTCAGTCCAGGCACTGGCTTTGAGACTCGACAAAGATACAGTACTGGCTATATTCAGTGCATGCATGAGGTGCACAACCTGCTCCTGAGCTGCCCTGGGATGGACAAGACTCTGGGCGCTCGTCTGCTAAACCACTTGCTGAAATCTCTTCCCCATATCAGCACCGAAGCCGGAAGCACGAGTTCTGTTGGCACTCCCGG
This genomic interval carries:
- the LOC113052435 gene encoding lysophosphatidic acid receptor 6-like; amino-acid sequence: MPNLTNMTCPKSEKDQVFVAVYSVVFIFGLILNLTALVVFFRNSKSRSHTTVYMIHLAFADIILVCTLPVRIYYHGGLGVPSPTICEFAGVILLSNMYSSILLLTCISLDRCVAVCFPMSSRVREGRKKAWCVCLGIWILTITTSLLIYFQEKQNNQENKNNITCFSDFPRISTQKPALVSTLIVGFGMPLTVMIASWVTQGKY
- the LOC113052047 gene encoding transcription factor HES-2-like encodes the protein MTASNNGSGPEKNFSAKEERKLRKPLIEKRRRERINSSLEQLKGIMVDAYNLDQSKLEKADVLEITVQHMESLQRGSGGSLSPGTGFETRQRYSTGYIQCMHEVHNLLLSCPGMDKTLGARLLNHLLKSLPHISTEAGSTSSVGTPGPLPLSPTQSPLNLSSLHPHPLHLHTPPTPSPPSSPPHSHPIRERPHEQSSPPRSPSPQSPAQSALPPFFPGADPSMWRPW